The following coding sequences are from one Manis pentadactyla isolate mManPen7 chromosome 13, mManPen7.hap1, whole genome shotgun sequence window:
- the LOC118923775 gene encoding vomeronasal type-1 receptor 4-like has protein sequence MKAMVSNAAVLGIFFVSQFGIGFIGNTLLLTLQTNILLFQHRTKKPIDWIFIHLTLANVMTILFSGVPEIIHYFGIRNFLDDAGCKAVLYLFRVGRGLSLCTTSLLSMFQAVIITPSNSRCAWLKPRISTCIFPAFLLFWILNMLIYIRVIMNVVAPYNSTEVNQIYSLPYCISEGPCTKKISPFLGAMVTRDVLCLSLMILTSMYMVRLLFTHRRTVQHIHRTSLCPRASPETKATHTILALVSCFVFFYWTDSCLTIYRNYRHNLHGLENISLFLACSYPSICPFLLIKNNERGSFLNVHFRKSESSH, from the coding sequence ATGAAAGCAATGGTGTCAAATGCTGCTGTTTTGGGAATATTCTTTGTCTCTCAGTTTGGGATTGGTTTTATTGGGAATACATTGCTACTCacattacaaaccaatatcctcTTATTTCAGCATCGTACAAAGAAGCCGATAGATTGGATATTCATCCACTTAACCTTAGCTAATGTCATGACAATTCTTTTCAGTGGGGTTCCAGAAATAATACATTACTTTGGAATAAGAAATTTTCTGGATGATGCTGGTTGTAAGGCAGTGCTCTACCTGTTCAGAGTCGGCCGGGGTCTTTCCCTCTGTACAACGTCCTTGCTGAGTATGTTTCAGGCTGTAATTATCACTCCCAGCAACTCTAGGTGTGCGTGGCTCAAGCCCAGAATCTCCACCTGcatttttcctgctttccttctgttttggaTCCTCAACATGCTGATCTACATCCGGGTCATCATGAATGTTGTCGCGCCCTACAACTCCACGGAAGTCAATCAAATATATTCCCTGCCGTACTGCATTTCGGAAGGTCCTTGTACAAAGAAGATATCTCCCTTTCTGGGCGCAATGGTCACACGAGATGTCCTGTGCTTGTCCCTCATGATCTTGACCAGTATGTACATGGTGAGGCTCCTCTTCACACACCGCAGGACCGTCCAGCACATCCACAGGACCAGCCTCTGCCCACGAGCCTCTCCCGAAACCAAGGCCACCCACACGATCCTGGCCCTGGTGAGCTGCTTTGTCTTCTTTTACTGGACCGACAGCTGCCTTACTATTTACAGAAATTACAGACACAACTTACACGGGTTGGAGaacatctctctttttcttgcctgttcTTATCCATCCATTTGCCCTTTTCTGCTGatcaaaaataatgaaagaggATCCTTTCTAAATGTGCATTTCCGAAAATCAGAAAGTTCTCACTAG